A window of Cellulomonas wangleii genomic DNA:
GCCGCGGCGGCGGCCGCGCTGGTCGCCGCAGCCCGCGCCGAGCTGGCGAGCCCGGACGCCGACCGCGTCGAGCGCGCGGCCCGCAGCGACGCCGCCGCCCGGTCGGACCTGTTCGCGGCGCGCGACGTCAGCGCGCTGGCCTGCGAGCGCAACGTGCTGCGCCACCTGCCCGTGCCCGAGCCGGTGCTGGTGCGGCAGGCCGCGGACGCGCCCCCGGCCGACGTCGTGCGGGTCCTGGCGGCGGCTGCGGCGGCCGGGGCGCGGGTGGTCGTGTCGACCCCTGCGGACCTCCCGCCGCGCCTGGCGTCCGCGGCTGCCGCGCTCGGTGCCGTCCACGTGGAGGACGACACGGCGTGGTCCGCCCGCGTCGGCGCGCTGCCCGGCGGTCGCGTCCGGCTCGTCGGCGGGGCCGCGGCGGACGTCGCCCGGGCCACCGGTGGGCGTCCCGACGTCGCGGTGTGGGACCACCCCGTGACCGAGGCGGGTCGCGTCGAGCTGCTGCCGTTCCTGCGCGAGCAGGCGGTCAGCGTCACGGCGCACCGGTTCGGCACGCCGCACGACCTGACGTCGCGGAGCCTGCCGCTGGGGCGGTGAGGTCAGTCCCGCGTGATCGGCGGGTGCAGGGTGGTGACGTCGCCGAGCCGGTAGAGGGTGGCGGGGCGGCCCCGCCCCTCGGAGCGGGTTCGCCCGGTGTCGACCAGCAGGCCCGGCACGCCGGTGACCTTGCGGTGGAAGTTGCGCGGGTCCAGCGCCCGGCCCCACACGGCCTCGTAGACGCGCCGCAGGTCGGCGACCGTGAACTCGGGCCCGCAGAACGCGGCGGCGAGCGGGCTGTACTCGAGCTTGGCGCGGGCACGCTCGAGCCCGTCGCTCAGCACGCGCGCGTGGTCGAACGCGAGGGGCCGGCGCTGCGCGTGGGCGACCGGCACCCAGGCGGCGCGCGCGGCGTCGCTGCCGGCGTGCGGCTCGGGCAGGTCGGGCGCCAACGCCAGGTACGCCACCGAGACGACCCGCATGCGGGGGTCGCGGTCCGGGTCGCCGTAGGACGCGAGCTGCTCGAGGTGGCCGGGGACGTCGCGCACGCCCGTCTCCTCCGACAGCTCGCGCTCGGCTGCGGCGTCGAGGCCCTCGTCCGGGCGCACGAACCCGCCGGGCAGCGCCCAGGCGCCCCGCCACGGGTCGGCGCCGCGCTCCACGAGCAGCACGTGCAGGACGTCACCCCGCAACGTGAGGACGACGAGGTCGACCGTGACCGCGAACGGCGGGTAGGAGGCGGCGTCGTAGCCCGGGAGCGTCATGCCCCGACCATATCTCGTCAGGTTGACGAGATACCAGACCCTGCTTTATCGTCGCTGTGACGACAAAGAAGGAGGAGACATGGCGACCATCACGCGCTACCCCGGGGTGCGGCACCTGCGCTCGACCCCCACGGCCCACGTCATGCAGCTGCGGGACGGCACGCTGCGCCGCTCGGGCGTCGGCCTGGCGTTCTGGTTCCGGCCCCTGACGGCGGTGCTGTCGGAGGTCCCCGTCGACGACCGCGAGCTGCCGCTCGTGGCGCACGCGCGCACCGCCGACCTGCAGGACGTCACCGCGCAGGTCACCGTCAGCTACCGCTTTGAGAACCCCGAGGTCGTGGCCCAGCGCCTCGACTTCAGCATCGACCCCGCCACCGGACGGTGGACCGGCGAGCCGCTGCAGCAGGTCGGTCAGCTGCTCGGCGAGCTGGCCGCCGGCCACGTCATGGACGCGCTCGCCGGCGCGACGCTGCGCGAGGCCGTCTCGTCGGGCGCCGGCCCGCTGCGTCAGCAGGTCACTGCAGCGCTCGTGGCGGACAAGCGCGTGGCCGCCACCGGCCTGCGCGTCCTCGGCGCCCGCGTCAGCTCGGTGCGGGCCGACGCCGACCTGGAGCGCGCGCTGCAGACGCCGGCGCGGGAGGCCGCACAGTCGGAGGCGGACCGCTCGACGTTCGAGCGCCGCGCCCTGGCCGTCGAGCGGGAGCGGGCCATCGCGGAGAACGAGCTCACCAACCGCATCGAGCTGGCGACCCGCGAGCAGCACCTCGTCACGCAGGAGGGCGCCAACGCCCGCACCCGGGCCGACGAGGCCGCGGCCGCCGCGCTCATCGAGGCCCGCAGCCAGGCCGAGCGCCGCCAGCTGCACGCGACCTCGACGGCCGAGGCCACCCGGCTCCAGGGCGAGGCCGAGGGCGCCGCCGAGCGCGCCCGCATGGCCGCCCTCGCCGACGTCGAGCAGGGCGTCCTGCTGGCTGTCGCCCTGCGCGAGCTGGCCGCGCACCTGCCGGCGATCGGGCAGGTGACGGTCACGCCCGACATGCTCACCGGGGCACTGGGCGCGCTGACCGCCCGGCGGGGTGAGTGACGTGCCGCTCGCACCCCGCGCCGTGGTGGTCCACCGTCGCTCCGAGCTCGAGGAGCTGGTGGACCGCCACGGCACCCGCGGCCAGGTCGAGTTCTTCCTGCGCAGCCGTGGGCGGGACCTGGCCGACGTGCAGGGGCGCCACGACGCCCTCGCCGACGCCCTGCGCACCGTCCGGGCAGCCGTGCCGACGGACTGGCGGCGCGGCGACGTCGAGCGCGGCGACCTGCACCGGTTCGCGTTCGACCCGCAGGACGTCTGCCTCGTCGTGGGACCCGACGGGCTGGTCGCCAACACGGCGAAGTACCTGCGCGACCAGCCGGTCGTCGGCGTCGACCCCGAGCCGGGGCACAACGCCGGGGTCCTCGTGCGGCACGTCGCCGCGCAGGTGGCCGGCGTGCTGGGGGACGTCGTGCGCGGGTCCGCGCGCATCGAGGACCGGGCGCTCGTGCGCGCCGCCCTCGACGACGGCACGTCGCTCGACGCCCTCAACGAGGTGTACCTCGGCGACAGCGGTCACCAGTCGGCCCGGTACCGGCTGACGTCCCCCGACGGCGACGAGCGGCAGTCGTCGTCGGGGGTGGTCGTCACCACCGGGACCGGTGCGACCGGCTGGGCGACCTCGCTCGCGCGCGGACGGGACGACGCCCCGCCGCTGCCCCGGCCGACCGAGCTCACGCTCGCCTGGTTCGTGCGCGAGGCGTGGCCCTCGCCCACCACCGGCGTGAGCCGCACCGCGGGGCTCCTGGCGGCCCGCGAGGAGCTGACGATCGTCGTCGAGTCCGACGCGCTGGTGCTGTTCGGCGACGGGCTGGAGGCGGACCGGCTCACCGCGACCTGGGGCCAGGCGGTACGGCTGGGCCTGTCGGACCGGCGGCTGCGGCTCGTCGCACCCTGAAGGCCGGGCCCTCAGGCGTCGGGGACGTCGTCCCGTGCCACGAGGTACACGCGCCCCGACGCGTCGCGCACCCGCTCGAACCCGCCGCGCAGCTCACCCTCGCGTGCCCGCTCGGCCTCGTTCGTGCCGCGGCCCGGGACGCGAGGGTCGGTCACCTGGGCGGGCCCCACGAGGTGCTTCGCGAGCCACGCCGTCGCGTCGAGGCGTTCCTTGCGCTGCCTGGCCACATCGCTCCGTTCGTGCGCCGGTCGTCCGACGCCCACTATGCCACCGGCCACCGGGAGCACGGCTGCCGTGACCGGCTGCCGCCCGGGGTGTCGCGCGGTGCAGCCGCGGGTGTTCCATGGTCCCGTGACGCCGAGCGACGCATCGGGCGTGGACCCGACGGGCCTGACCCCGGGATTCCGGGGCCGTCCCCGCGTGTCCGGCGTCGCGCTGCCGCCCGGCCAGTACGAGGTGCACGACTTCCCCGTGCTGTCGGCCGGCCCGACGCCGAACATCGACACGGCGCACTGGCGGCTCGAGGTCCGCACCGAGGACCACGCGACCTTCAGCTGGTCGTGGGCCGACCTCATGGCGCTGCCCCAGGACGACGCCGTGGTGGACCTGCACTGCGTGACCCGGTGGTCGAAGTTCGGCACCCGGTGGCGGGGCGTCGGCCTCGACGTCCTGCTGGCCGACGTGCCGTCCGTCGCGCAGTACGCGCTGGTCGGCTGCTACGGCGGGTACACCACGAACCTGCCCCTCGCGGATCTGCTGGGCGGGCGGGCGTGGATCGCGCACACGTACGACGGGCGCCCGCTGGATCCCGTGCACGGCGGCCCCGCCCGGCTGCTGGTGCCGCACCTGTACCTGTGGAAGTCCGCCAAGTGGGTCTGCTCGCTCACGCTCCTGCACGACGACCAGCGCGGGTTCTGGGAGCGGTACGGGTACCACGACTACGGCGACCCCTGGCGCGAGCAGCGCTACCAGGGCGACCCGTGACGGCGACCGACGCCGCCGCGACCACGCGCAGTCCCGCACCCCTCGGTGAACGGTTCGCGTGCACCGGCGGCTGGTGCGTGGCGAGCGTCGTGGACGCCTGGCCGGAGACGGCGACAGCCCGCACCCTCGTGCTCGACGTGCCGGGATGGCCCGGGCACCGCGCCGGGCAGCACGTGGACCTGCGCCTGACGGCCCCCGACGGGTACACCGCGTCGCGGGCGTACTCGGTGAGCGCCCCGACGGACCCGGCGCGACCGGGGCTGGTGCAGATCACGGTGCAGCGCGTCACGGGCGGCGAGGTCTCCCCGTACCTGGTGGACGACCTGCCCGTCGGCGCCGGGATCGAGGTGCGCGGACCGGTGGGCGGATGGTTCGTGTGGGAGCCGGGCACCGCGGGCGGTGCGCCGGTGCTGCTGCTGGCCGGCGGGTCGGGCGTCGCACCGCTGGTCGCGATGGTCCGCGCCCGACGGTCCGCGCAGGACCGCACGCCCGTCCGCGTCCTGTACTCGGTGCGCATGCCCACGGACGCACTGTTCCTCGACGAGCTGACCGCGCCGGGGCTCGGCGGCGTCGACACCGAGGTGTGGTTCACCCGTGCCGCTCCCCCGGACGCCCCGCGCGCACCGGCACGCATCGGACTGCGCGACCTGGCCCGGCACGGCTGGCCGGCCGACCTGGCGCCGGTCTGCTACGTCTGCGGACCCACCGGGTTCGTCGAGGCGATGACCCGCATGCTGCTGGTGCTGGGCCACGACCCGCGGTCGGTGCGGGCCGAGCGGTTCGGGCCCTCGACCGACTGAGCCGGCGCCGGTCTGGACCGTCAGTGCTCGGCTGCGGCGTCGCCCGCGGCGGCGCCCCGGTGCCGCCACCTGTGCACCTGGTGCATGACGAGCACGACCACCGCACCCACGACCACGCCGAGCAGCGCCGACGCGGCGGTGTTGACCAGCCACGCGAGGAACCCGCCGACGCCGGCGACGCCGTGCACGGCCTCCTCGAGGTGGTGCACCACGTCGTACAGGCCGTGCCAGCCGAGCTCGTCGATGCCGACCAGCAGGATGTGCCCGCCGACCCACAGCATCGCCGCGATGCCCACCGTGGACAGCACCGCCAGCACCTTCGGCATCGCGGTGACGAGCCCGCGCCCGAGCGCCGCCGACGCGCCGTTGCGCGTCTGCGCGAGCCGCAGGCCGATGTCGTCCATCTTCACGATCAGCGCCACCACGCCGTAGACGACCGCAGTGATGGCGAGCGCGACGACGACGAGGATGATCGCGCGCGACAGCAGCCCCTCGTCGGCGACCTCGTTGAGCGCGATCACCATGATCTCGGCCGACAGGATGAAGTCCGTGCGGATCGCGCCGCCGACCATCCGGGACTCCGCCTCCGGTCCCTGCTCGGGCGCCGTGACCTGCGGCTTCTCGTGGTGCTTGCCGCTGACCGCCTCCCACAGCTTCTCGGTGCCCTCGAACGCCAGGTACGTGCCGCCCACCATGAGGATGGGCGTGAGCAGCCACGGCAGGAACTGGCTGAGCAGCAGCGCCGCCGGGAGGATGAACAGCAGCTTGTTGCGCAGCGACCCCTTCGCGATCTTCCAGATCATCGGCAGCTCGCGGTTGGCCGTCACACCCTGCACGTAGCGCGGCGTCACCGCGGTGTCGTCGATGACCACCCCGGCGGCCTTGGCGCTCGCACGCCCCGCCGCCGCGCTCACGTCGTCGACCGACGCGGCCGCCAGCTTCGCGAGCGCCGCGATGTCGTCGAGGAGTGCCGCCAGACCGCCAGCCATGTGCCACCTTCGTCCGTACCGTCATCGCGCGCCCGTGCGCACGCCACCGCACAGAGTAGGGCCGCGCGCGGGCGTGCGCGCGCGTGCGTCCGGGGCGTCGGTGAGACTCGTCGCGTGGACCCGCTGCACCGGTACGACGTCGAGATCCTGCACCTGCTCGTGTCGCCGGAGCACGCGTACTTCGGCCGGCCCCGCGACGGCGCCGCCGACGTCCCCACGCGCGACGCGGAGCACGCGCGGGTCGTCGCCGACAAGGGCATCGTCGGGGACCGGTTCTACGGCAGGGCCGTGCACCTGGACGCGTCGGTGACGCTGATCGCGGTCGAGGCGCTCGACGCGGTGTCGGCCGAGCTCGGGGTGCCGCGGTTCGACCCGATGCGCGCGCGGCGCAACGTGGTGCTCCGGGGCGCGCACCTCACCCCGCTGGTCGGCCAGGAGGTCGTGCTGGAGTCGGACGGGGACGCCGTGCGGCTGCGCGTCGGCCGGTTCGCGAACCCGTGCGCGTGGATGGACCGTGCGCTGGCGCCCGGGGCGCACCCGGCCCTGCGCGGCGGTCGCGGGGGCGTGCGCTGCCGGCCGCTCACCGACGGGGTGCTGCACCGCGGGCCGGCCGTGCTGGTGAGCCCCGTACCGCTGGACCCCGCGCGGGCCGGTGACCGCGTGCCCCGTCCGGTGCTGCCCTGACGCGCGCGACCCGCCGACGCTAGCCTCGACCCGTGAGCCGGATCTTCACCACCGCGTTCGGCGCGGTCTACCCGCTCTACGTCGCCAAGGCGGAGCGCAAGGGCCGCACGCGCGCCGAGGTGGACGAGGTCATCACCTGGCTCACGGGGTTCGACGGGCCGACCCTGCACGAGCACGTCGAGGCCGGCACGACGTTCGAGGACTTCTTCGGCGCCGCCGACCTGAACCCCGCGGCGTCCCTGATCACCGGCTCGGTCTGCGGCGTACGCGTGCAGGACGTCGAGGACCCCCTCATGCGCCGGATCCGGTACCTCGACAAGCTCGTCGACGAGCTGGCGAAGGGACGACCGATGGAGAAGATCCTGCGCGCCTGACCGCCCCGAAGGTGAGTTCGGGGCACGGACGGGGCACGGTGGTCACCGCGACGCAGCGGAGACGCACCGGTCAGGCGGGCGACGCCGCCGGGATCCCGAGGACGGCGCCGATGTCCGCAGCCACCTTCTCGTGACCTCTGCCGGGGGCGCGGCTCAGCGGCCGGCCCCACCTCGTGAGCAGGATGAACTCGTGCTGCACGCCGTCCTTCCGCACGACGGTCAGCCCCGGGCGCACCCGGTGCCGCGTGTCCCGCACGTCCTGCGCACGCAGGGCAGCGATGTCCTCACGCGCGATGTGCAGGATCTCGTGGGCACCCTCCGGTCGCCACAGCCGCACGCCCTGCGCGCCGTACGCGAAGACGAGCGACCGGTCGTCCCAGAAACCCGCCGCCTCGAGGGCCTCCACCTGCTCCGGCGTGGGTCGCGCCCAGGTCGACGTCCACCCCGGCCCGTCGGCCCCGACGACCCGGCGTGCCCGCACGAGGCGACGGCCGGACCTCCAGTCGCCCACCAGTGCGGCCACCGCCATGCCCACCACGAACACGGAGAGGACGACGAGATCGAACCCCGGTGGCGGCGACGAGCCCACGAACGCGTTCATGCGGTCCCTCCAGGTACCCCCGGACCACCGACCCCGGGAGGGAGGTGCCCCCGTCACGGCGTCCGCGTGCGGCGAGGCGCGTCGGGGCGAACAGGGAGCATCCTGGCAGTTCGTCCAGCGTCGGCGTCAATGCCTCGGAGAGATTCTCGCAGCCGTCACCCGACGGCCATCTGCGCTGTGCTCTCCCCGTGGCCACGCACGAGGCCCCGCACCAACGACGAAGGCCCGGACCATCAGGTCCGGGCCTTCGTCTTCTTGTAGCGGGGGCAGGATTTGAACCTGCGACCTCTGGGTTATGAGCCCAGCGAGCTACCGAGCTGCTCCACCCCGCGTCGGCTTGATAACCATACGTCAGGTCGGCCGGGCGTCCAAATCCGATCCCTGGTCAGACGTGGTGACGGCCGTCACGGGGGCTGCCGGCGGCGCGGGACGGGCCGCTGCGGGCCGCCGTGCGGCGCGCTGCGCGACCACGACGCCGAGCACCACGAGCAGGCCGCCGACCGGCTCGTACCAGTGCAGCCGCTCCCCCAGCACGAGGATGCCCAGCACCACGCCGACGACCGGGGTCAGGTACGTGACCGTGGACGCGCGCTGCGCGCCCCAGGCGACGACGACGCGGGTGTTCCACACGTAGGCCATGCCGGTGCCGAGTGCCCCGAGAGCGACCATCGACAGCACGATGGGCCACGTCAGCGTCACGGGGCCGGTGGCGACCACCGGTGCGGCGAGGAGGACCAGCAGCGCGCCGACACCAATCTGCCCGGCGGCGACGGTCTCGGCCGGCAGACCGAGCGGCATCACGAACCGCCGCAGGTACGTCATGCCCAGGCCGTAGCACGCGGTGGCGCCCAGGCACGCGAGGACGGCAGGCAGCGAGGCGTCGACCGCGCCGGCCCCCACGTACGTCCACGGGGCCATGACGACCACCACCCCGAGCCCGCCGACGGCCAGCCCGAGCCGCTGCCGCGCGGTCAGCCGCTCGGCCGGCAGCACCGCGGCCACGGCCAGCGACGTCATGAGCGGCGTCGTGGCGTTGAGGATGCTCGAGAGCCCGGAGGCCAGGTACTGCCCCGCCCACGCGAACAGCTCGAACGGCACCACGCACAGCAGGACGCCGAGCACGGCGAGGTGGCCCCACGTGCGCCACCCGCGCGGCCACGGCCGACGCAGCACCACCATGACGACGAGCATCGCGAGCGCACCGAGCCACAACCGCCCCGACGCGACCTGCGTCGGCGACAGCCCGTCCAGCGCGACCTTCATGAACAGGAAGCTCGAGCCCCACACGAGCGCCGCGGCGAGGTACTGCGCCAGCACGCGCTTCTCCGACGTCATGGTCCGAGGGTCGCA
This region includes:
- a CDS encoding NUDIX hydrolase, with the protein product MTLPGYDAASYPPFAVTVDLVVLTLRGDVLHVLLVERGADPWRGAWALPGGFVRPDEGLDAAAERELSEETGVRDVPGHLEQLASYGDPDRDPRMRVVSVAYLALAPDLPEPHAGSDAARAAWVPVAHAQRRPLAFDHARVLSDGLERARAKLEYSPLAAAFCGPEFTVADLRRVYEAVWGRALDPRNFHRKVTGVPGLLVDTGRTRSEGRGRPATLYRLGDVTTLHPPITRD
- a CDS encoding SPFH domain-containing protein codes for the protein MATITRYPGVRHLRSTPTAHVMQLRDGTLRRSGVGLAFWFRPLTAVLSEVPVDDRELPLVAHARTADLQDVTAQVTVSYRFENPEVVAQRLDFSIDPATGRWTGEPLQQVGQLLGELAAGHVMDALAGATLREAVSSGAGPLRQQVTAALVADKRVAATGLRVLGARVSSVRADADLERALQTPAREAAQSEADRSTFERRALAVERERAIAENELTNRIELATREQHLVTQEGANARTRADEAAAAALIEARSQAERRQLHATSTAEATRLQGEAEGAAERARMAALADVEQGVLLAVALRELAAHLPAIGQVTVTPDMLTGALGALTARRGE
- a CDS encoding NAD(+)/NADH kinase — its product is MPLAPRAVVVHRRSELEELVDRHGTRGQVEFFLRSRGRDLADVQGRHDALADALRTVRAAVPTDWRRGDVERGDLHRFAFDPQDVCLVVGPDGLVANTAKYLRDQPVVGVDPEPGHNAGVLVRHVAAQVAGVLGDVVRGSARIEDRALVRAALDDGTSLDALNEVYLGDSGHQSARYRLTSPDGDERQSSSGVVVTTGTGATGWATSLARGRDDAPPLPRPTELTLAWFVREAWPSPTTGVSRTAGLLAAREELTIVVESDALVLFGDGLEADRLTATWGQAVRLGLSDRRLRLVAP
- a CDS encoding sulfite oxidase-like oxidoreductase codes for the protein MTPSDASGVDPTGLTPGFRGRPRVSGVALPPGQYEVHDFPVLSAGPTPNIDTAHWRLEVRTEDHATFSWSWADLMALPQDDAVVDLHCVTRWSKFGTRWRGVGLDVLLADVPSVAQYALVGCYGGYTTNLPLADLLGGRAWIAHTYDGRPLDPVHGGPARLLVPHLYLWKSAKWVCSLTLLHDDQRGFWERYGYHDYGDPWREQRYQGDP
- a CDS encoding FAD-binding oxidoreductase: MTATDAAATTRSPAPLGERFACTGGWCVASVVDAWPETATARTLVLDVPGWPGHRAGQHVDLRLTAPDGYTASRAYSVSAPTDPARPGLVQITVQRVTGGEVSPYLVDDLPVGAGIEVRGPVGGWFVWEPGTAGGAPVLLLAGGSGVAPLVAMVRARRSAQDRTPVRVLYSVRMPTDALFLDELTAPGLGGVDTEVWFTRAAPPDAPRAPARIGLRDLARHGWPADLAPVCYVCGPTGFVEAMTRMLLVLGHDPRSVRAERFGPSTD
- a CDS encoding DUF808 domain-containing protein gives rise to the protein MAGGLAALLDDIAALAKLAAASVDDVSAAAGRASAKAAGVVIDDTAVTPRYVQGVTANRELPMIWKIAKGSLRNKLLFILPAALLLSQFLPWLLTPILMVGGTYLAFEGTEKLWEAVSGKHHEKPQVTAPEQGPEAESRMVGGAIRTDFILSAEIMVIALNEVADEGLLSRAIILVVVALAITAVVYGVVALIVKMDDIGLRLAQTRNGASAALGRGLVTAMPKVLAVLSTVGIAAMLWVGGHILLVGIDELGWHGLYDVVHHLEEAVHGVAGVGGFLAWLVNTAASALLGVVVGAVVVLVMHQVHRWRHRGAAAGDAAAEH
- a CDS encoding MOSC domain-containing protein; the protein is MDPLHRYDVEILHLLVSPEHAYFGRPRDGAADVPTRDAEHARVVADKGIVGDRFYGRAVHLDASVTLIAVEALDAVSAELGVPRFDPMRARRNVVLRGAHLTPLVGQEVVLESDGDAVRLRVGRFANPCAWMDRALAPGAHPALRGGRGGVRCRPLTDGVLHRGPAVLVSPVPLDPARAGDRVPRPVLP
- a CDS encoding DUF2200 domain-containing protein, translating into MSRIFTTAFGAVYPLYVAKAERKGRTRAEVDEVITWLTGFDGPTLHEHVEAGTTFEDFFGAADLNPAASLITGSVCGVRVQDVEDPLMRRIRYLDKLVDELAKGRPMEKILRA
- a CDS encoding DMT family transporter; translated protein: MTSEKRVLAQYLAAALVWGSSFLFMKVALDGLSPTQVASGRLWLGALAMLVVMVVLRRPWPRGWRTWGHLAVLGVLLCVVPFELFAWAGQYLASGLSSILNATTPLMTSLAVAAVLPAERLTARQRLGLAVGGLGVVVVMAPWTYVGAGAVDASLPAVLACLGATACYGLGMTYLRRFVMPLGLPAETVAAGQIGVGALLVLLAAPVVATGPVTLTWPIVLSMVALGALGTGMAYVWNTRVVVAWGAQRASTVTYLTPVVGVVLGILVLGERLHWYEPVGGLLVVLGVVVAQRAARRPAAARPAPPAAPVTAVTTSDQGSDLDARPT